A single region of the Hoeflea prorocentri genome encodes:
- a CDS encoding GcvT family protein, with product MDRQARVVVIGGGVVGCSVLFHLARAGWNDLLLIERSELTSGSSWHAAGGFHTLNGDPNVAKLQAYTVSLYEELEELSGQSCGLHLTGGVMMADTEERMNFLRYTHAVGRALGMETEIITPSEAKAMFPLMDESNFVGALWDPVEGHLDPSGTTHAYARAAQKLGAKIELRNPVTEITQDVDGTWNVVTRNGTVKAEHIVNAGGLWAREVGRMVGIELPVLAMEHMYLLTETVPEVVEFNRSSGRELVGVIDFRGEIYTRQERDGLLLGTYEKACVPWSPLKTPWDFGHELLQPDLDRIAPSLEIGFRHFPAFAEAGIKQVINGPFTFAPDGNPLVGPVQGLTNFWSACAVMAGFSQGGGVGLALANWMVEGEPGHDIFGMDVARFGDFTSLRYTNAKVRENYSRRFSIRFPNEELPAARPQQTTPLYDIMVRDNNAVMGDSWGLETPLWFAPSQAEAEDELSFHRSNDFEHVGNEVRAVRERVGVTEIANFAKYEISGEGAEAWLSRLMTNTMPRTGRIVLTPMLNDNGKLIGDFTIAKADDGCFMVWGSTAAQIYHMRWFENHLPPDGSVRIRRFGQTLVGLSIAGPLSRKVLERLADIDVSNEAFRFMDYREMDVAGCPCRVNRISYTGDLGYEIWMEPAYERTVYCAIKAAGEDHGIVDFGMRALLSMRLEKNFPTWFAELRPIYGPFEGAMDRFVKLSKNDFVGRAAAAKEAEQGPSIRRVSLVIDADNTDVMGDEPIWARVGSRDYGLVAPPHGHGAPRFGADGNELPKPQPQQDGEWRVVGWVTSGGYGHYVEMSLAQGYVPGELADVGDTGFFEVEILGRRCPARLAVEPPFDPAGDRMRG from the coding sequence ATGGACAGGCAGGCGCGGGTTGTCGTTATCGGCGGTGGTGTCGTCGGATGTTCGGTGCTCTTTCATCTGGCACGGGCCGGCTGGAATGACCTGTTGCTGATCGAACGCTCTGAACTCACCTCCGGCTCGTCCTGGCACGCAGCCGGCGGGTTTCACACGTTGAACGGCGATCCGAACGTTGCCAAGCTGCAGGCCTACACGGTGTCGCTCTATGAGGAGCTCGAGGAACTCTCGGGCCAGTCATGCGGGCTGCACCTGACCGGCGGCGTGATGATGGCCGATACGGAAGAGCGTATGAACTTCCTGCGCTATACCCACGCGGTCGGCCGGGCCCTTGGAATGGAAACGGAGATCATCACGCCATCGGAAGCCAAGGCGATGTTTCCCCTGATGGATGAAAGCAACTTCGTCGGCGCCCTTTGGGACCCGGTCGAGGGCCATCTCGATCCGTCAGGCACCACACACGCCTATGCACGCGCCGCACAGAAGCTCGGTGCAAAGATCGAGCTACGAAACCCGGTGACCGAAATCACCCAGGACGTTGATGGCACCTGGAATGTGGTCACGCGGAACGGCACGGTCAAAGCCGAGCATATTGTCAATGCCGGCGGGCTTTGGGCGCGCGAGGTCGGTCGCATGGTCGGCATCGAACTGCCGGTCCTGGCGATGGAGCACATGTATCTCCTGACGGAAACCGTGCCTGAAGTCGTTGAGTTCAACCGGTCGTCCGGCCGCGAGCTCGTTGGCGTCATTGATTTCCGCGGAGAAATCTACACACGGCAGGAGCGCGATGGCCTTCTGCTTGGAACCTATGAGAAAGCTTGCGTGCCGTGGTCGCCGCTCAAGACACCCTGGGATTTCGGTCACGAACTTCTGCAGCCGGACCTCGACCGGATCGCCCCGTCTCTCGAAATCGGCTTCAGGCATTTTCCTGCATTTGCCGAAGCCGGGATAAAGCAGGTCATAAACGGCCCGTTCACATTCGCGCCGGACGGCAATCCGCTGGTCGGGCCGGTGCAGGGGCTGACGAATTTCTGGTCGGCCTGTGCCGTCATGGCAGGATTTTCGCAGGGCGGCGGTGTCGGGTTGGCGCTGGCAAACTGGATGGTAGAGGGAGAACCCGGCCACGATATCTTCGGCATGGATGTGGCGCGCTTCGGTGACTTCACATCGCTGCGCTACACCAACGCCAAGGTGCGAGAAAACTATTCGCGCCGTTTTTCAATCCGTTTTCCGAACGAGGAACTGCCTGCGGCAAGGCCACAGCAGACAACCCCGCTCTATGACATCATGGTCCGCGACAACAACGCCGTCATGGGGGATAGCTGGGGGCTGGAAACGCCGCTATGGTTTGCGCCCTCGCAAGCCGAAGCGGAGGACGAACTCTCCTTCCACCGCTCGAACGACTTTGAGCATGTGGGCAATGAGGTGCGTGCTGTGCGTGAGCGTGTGGGCGTAACGGAGATCGCCAATTTCGCAAAATACGAGATAAGCGGAGAGGGCGCCGAAGCCTGGCTTTCAAGGCTGATGACCAACACTATGCCGCGCACGGGACGGATCGTTCTCACACCCATGTTGAACGACAACGGCAAGCTGATCGGGGATTTCACCATCGCCAAGGCCGACGATGGCTGCTTCATGGTCTGGGGTTCGACGGCTGCGCAAATCTACCACATGCGCTGGTTTGAGAACCATCTGCCGCCGGACGGTTCGGTGCGGATCAGGCGGTTTGGTCAGACACTTGTCGGCCTCTCGATCGCCGGCCCCTTGTCGCGCAAGGTGCTGGAGAGGCTGGCGGACATCGATGTGTCGAACGAAGCCTTCCGCTTCATGGATTATCGGGAGATGGACGTTGCCGGCTGTCCGTGCCGGGTCAACCGCATCAGTTATACCGGCGATCTCGGTTATGAAATCTGGATGGAGCCGGCCTATGAGAGGACCGTCTATTGCGCCATCAAGGCGGCCGGCGAGGACCACGGCATCGTCGATTTTGGCATGCGGGCGCTCCTGTCCATGCGCCTTGAGAAGAATTTTCCGACCTGGTTTGCGGAATTGAGGCCGATCTATGGTCCGTTTGAGGGTGCGATGGACCGGTTCGTCAAGCTGTCGAAGAACGATTTTGTCGGCCGCGCCGCCGCCGCCAAGGAGGCGGAGCAGGGGCCTTCGATCCGGCGCGTATCACTGGTCATAGATGCCGACAACACCGACGTTATGGGCGATGAACCGATCTGGGCACGGGTCGGCTCCCGCGACTATGGGCTGGTCGCGCCGCCGCACGGTCACGGTGCGCCGCGATTCGGTGCTGACGGGAACGAGTTGCCCAAACCGCAGCCGCAGCAGGATGGTGAGTGGCGTGTTGTCGGCTGGGTCACTTCAGGCGGTTATGGGCATTATGTCGAGATGTCTCTGGCCCAGGGCTATGTTCCCGGCGAACTGGCGGACGTCGGGGACACAGGCTTTTTCGAGGTGGAAATCCTCGGCCGCCGCTGTCCGGCACGTCTTGCCGTCGAGCCGCCATTCGATCCGGCCGGAGACAGGATGCGGGGCTGA
- a CDS encoding riboflavin synthase: MFTGIVTDVGTVHSVTPMNEGVRLRVGTIYDPQTIDIGASIACSGTCLTVTALPPAGEADRWFEVEAWEEALRLTTIGTWRVGTRINLERSLRIGDELGGHLVSGHVDGLASVRSVEDEGDARRFRLRAPLDLARFIAPKGSVALDGTSLTVNAVDGADFDVLLIRHSLDVTTWADREAGDRVNLEIDQMARYAERLIGFKQSGQADR; encoded by the coding sequence ATGTTTACCGGTATTGTCACAGACGTCGGAACGGTTCACTCGGTCACGCCGATGAATGAAGGCGTCAGATTGCGCGTTGGGACCATCTATGACCCCCAAACGATTGATATCGGCGCATCGATCGCCTGTTCGGGAACCTGCCTGACGGTAACCGCGCTGCCGCCGGCCGGTGAAGCCGATCGCTGGTTTGAAGTCGAGGCGTGGGAAGAGGCCCTGCGCCTGACCACAATCGGCACCTGGCGCGTGGGCACGCGTATAAATCTCGAGCGCTCACTGCGGATCGGCGATGAGCTTGGCGGCCACCTGGTTTCCGGCCATGTTGATGGGCTGGCGAGCGTGCGATCCGTGGAAGATGAAGGCGATGCACGCCGTTTCAGGCTTCGCGCCCCGCTGGATCTTGCACGCTTCATCGCGCCGAAAGGCTCGGTCGCGCTTGATGGGACTTCCCTGACGGTCAATGCAGTGGATGGCGCTGATTTTGATGTTCTCCTGATACGCCATTCGCTGGATGTAACCACCTGGGCCGACCGCGAGGCCGGAGACCGTGTCAATCTGGAAATAGACCAGATGGCCCGATATGCCGAGCGTCTGATCGGTTTCAAACAATCCGGGCAGGCCGATAGGTGA
- a CDS encoding L,D-transpeptidase family protein, whose amino-acid sequence MPKKTFGKSVSRRAFVRGALASGAAVAAGAASAQTLTQTTIENIINAPRRGTWDDQFDAQASRSAERVNSSVPILSTDTVNYVETAIASYQDIVLRGGWPVVPSGKRLKLGVDDPAVSTLRKRLIVSGDLAASTGTSTAFDSYVDGAVKRFQARHGLPADGVLGRYSYAALNVTAAVRLGQLETNLVRLRSMSGFLGDRYVVVNIPAAQIEAVEGERVVLRHTAVVGKISRQTPILNSKIHEVILNPYWTAPRSIIEKDIMPLMRKDPTYLTRNSIRLFDGRGNEVAPETIDWNAAEAPKLMFRQDPGKINAMSSTKINFHNPHAVYMHDTPQQSLFGKLLRFESSGCVRVQNVRDLSTWLLRDTSGWDRQTMEQVIASGVSTPVLLAEPVPVYFTYVTAWSTSDGVAQFRDDIYRRDGVEELALQ is encoded by the coding sequence ATGCCTAAGAAGACATTCGGTAAATCTGTTTCCCGTCGCGCCTTTGTAAGGGGTGCCCTGGCATCTGGCGCCGCTGTGGCCGCCGGCGCGGCGTCAGCTCAAACGCTGACGCAGACGACAATCGAGAACATTATCAACGCGCCGCGGCGCGGGACCTGGGACGACCAGTTCGACGCCCAGGCATCGAGAAGTGCCGAAAGGGTGAACTCCAGCGTTCCGATTCTCAGCACGGACACCGTCAACTATGTGGAAACCGCGATTGCGTCCTATCAGGATATCGTGCTGCGCGGAGGATGGCCCGTCGTTCCCTCCGGCAAGCGCTTGAAACTTGGCGTTGACGATCCGGCTGTTTCGACATTGCGCAAGCGTCTTATTGTCTCAGGCGATCTGGCTGCGTCAACCGGAACCTCGACGGCTTTCGACTCGTATGTCGACGGCGCCGTCAAGCGTTTCCAGGCCCGGCACGGACTTCCGGCAGACGGCGTTCTTGGCCGTTACTCCTACGCGGCGCTCAATGTCACGGCCGCCGTGCGGCTCGGGCAACTGGAGACCAATCTGGTCCGCCTGCGCTCAATGTCCGGTTTTCTCGGTGACCGCTATGTCGTGGTCAATATTCCGGCGGCACAGATTGAAGCCGTTGAAGGCGAGCGTGTGGTGCTGCGTCACACGGCAGTTGTCGGCAAGATCAGCCGGCAGACGCCAATCCTCAATTCAAAGATCCACGAGGTCATCCTCAATCCCTATTGGACCGCGCCGCGCTCGATTATCGAAAAGGATATCATGCCGCTGATGCGCAAGGACCCGACCTATCTGACGCGCAACTCGATTCGGCTTTTTGATGGTCGTGGCAATGAGGTTGCTCCGGAGACAATTGACTGGAATGCCGCCGAAGCGCCCAAGCTGATGTTCCGCCAGGATCCCGGCAAGATCAACGCGATGTCGTCGACGAAGATCAATTTCCACAATCCGCATGCGGTCTATATGCACGACACGCCGCAGCAGAGCCTCTTCGGCAAATTGCTGCGTTTTGAAAGCTCCGGCTGTGTGCGTGTTCAAAACGTACGCGACCTGTCCACATGGCTGTTGCGCGACACGTCAGGCTGGGATCGTCAGACAATGGAACAGGTAATTGCCAGCGGCGTCAGCACGCCGGTCTTGCTGGCGGAACCGGTACCGGTCTACTTCACCTATGTGACGGCATGGTCGACCTCTGACGGTGTTGCCCAATTCCGCGATGACATCTACCGCCGCGATGGCGTTGAGGAGCTTGCGCTTCAATAA
- the ribH gene encoding 6,7-dimethyl-8-ribityllumazine synthase gives MSASSSAHLLIVEARFYDDLSDALLNGAKEALTEAGASFDVVTVPGALEIPAVVAMALDGMDEDGTQYDGFVALGTVIRGETYHFEIVANESSRALMDLSISESIAVGNGILTVENRDQAWKRATNHDGPGEKDKGGFAARAALTMIDLKKRLGAK, from the coding sequence ATGAGTGCCAGCAGCTCTGCGCATCTTCTCATCGTCGAGGCGCGCTTCTATGACGACCTTTCAGACGCGCTTTTGAACGGCGCAAAGGAGGCATTGACCGAGGCCGGTGCGAGCTTTGACGTCGTGACCGTTCCGGGTGCGTTGGAAATTCCTGCAGTGGTCGCCATGGCGCTTGACGGAATGGATGAAGACGGCACGCAGTATGACGGCTTTGTCGCTCTTGGAACGGTCATTCGCGGCGAGACCTATCACTTCGAGATTGTCGCAAACGAATCCAGTCGCGCATTGATGGATCTGTCGATCAGCGAGTCCATTGCCGTTGGAAACGGGATACTGACGGTCGAGAACCGCGATCAGGCATGGAAGCGGGCCACCAATCATGATGGACCCGGGGAAAAGGACAAGGGCGGTTTCGCCGCTCGTGCGGCATTGACCATGATCGATTTGAAGAAACGGCTGGGCGCGAAGTGA
- a CDS encoding MFS transporter: MTVSDPVATQAHDHSLGLAKRNAFVLAAANAFIGACAPIAISLGGIAGDYLLDEDKSLATAPVTGFNIGVALGALPAAWLMRLIGRRYGFMGGAMVSALGGLISAIALFRLDFWLFAAGLMVLGMGGAFVQQFRFAAADNAPEGFKAQAISWVLIGGIFAAIIGPQTVIFMRDFFAPIQFAGAYASVIGLAFIGIVVLSFLRVHENTVLLEHESEEPARPLLEIISQPRFLTALACGVCSFALMSFMMTGAPLAMIGCGFSTDMATLGIQWHVLAMFGPSFFTGKLIARYGRETIVATGLIILIGCAVVGSMGIELWNFWLALVLLGVGWNFGFIGATAMVTTTYRSSEKNKVQGVHDVILFGTVAFSSLMAGKVLNTLGWEGINMIMWPIALACLLLLGLQVRSDRKNRSAAA, from the coding sequence ATGACCGTCAGCGACCCAGTTGCGACACAGGCCCATGACCATTCGCTCGGCCTTGCCAAGCGTAATGCCTTTGTTCTGGCGGCGGCGAATGCCTTTATCGGCGCCTGTGCCCCGATCGCGATCTCGCTCGGAGGCATCGCGGGTGACTATCTGCTTGATGAGGACAAGTCGCTCGCGACAGCGCCAGTGACCGGTTTCAACATCGGCGTTGCCCTCGGCGCTCTGCCGGCCGCCTGGCTGATGCGCCTGATCGGCCGGCGCTACGGTTTCATGGGCGGGGCTATGGTTAGCGCTCTGGGTGGGCTGATCTCGGCCATCGCGCTTTTCAGGCTTGATTTCTGGCTGTTTGCCGCCGGCCTCATGGTGCTTGGCATGGGCGGTGCCTTTGTCCAGCAATTTCGCTTTGCGGCAGCGGACAACGCTCCGGAGGGTTTCAAGGCGCAGGCCATCTCATGGGTCCTGATCGGCGGGATTTTCGCGGCGATTATCGGGCCGCAGACGGTTATCTTCATGCGCGATTTCTTCGCCCCGATCCAGTTTGCGGGCGCCTATGCGTCGGTCATCGGCTTGGCATTCATCGGGATAGTGGTCCTGTCGTTCCTGCGCGTGCATGAAAACACGGTTCTTCTGGAACATGAGAGCGAGGAGCCGGCGCGGCCGCTCCTGGAAATTATCAGCCAGCCGCGCTTCCTCACCGCACTTGCATGTGGCGTGTGTTCCTTTGCGCTGATGTCCTTCATGATGACGGGTGCGCCGCTAGCGATGATTGGCTGCGGCTTTTCCACCGATATGGCGACGCTGGGCATTCAATGGCATGTTTTGGCAATGTTCGGTCCGAGTTTCTTCACCGGCAAGCTGATCGCCAGATACGGGCGTGAGACAATTGTGGCAACCGGGCTGATCATACTGATTGGCTGCGCTGTTGTCGGCAGCATGGGCATTGAGCTCTGGAATTTCTGGCTGGCGCTCGTCCTTCTCGGCGTTGGTTGGAACTTCGGGTTTATTGGCGCAACAGCCATGGTGACGACCACCTACCGCTCCTCCGAGAAAAACAAGGTGCAAGGTGTTCATGACGTGATCCTGTTTGGAACGGTCGCGTTCAGTTCGCTGATGGCCGGTAAGGTTCTCAATACCCTTGGTTGGGAAGGAATCAACATGATCATGTGGCCGATCGCACTTGCCTGCCTGCTGCTTCTTGGGCTTCAGGTCCGCAGCGACCGCAAAAACCGCTCCGCAGCGGCCTGA
- the glyA gene encoding serine hydroxymethyltransferase: protein MSDSIASMERPADAFFNRPLSEADPELSGSIVKELGRQRQEIELIASENIVSRAVLEAQGSIMTNKYAEGYPGRRYYGGCQYVDIAEQLAIDRVTKLFDCGFANVQPNSGSQANQAVMMALIKPGDTILGMSLDAGGHLTHGARPNMSGKWFNAVQYGVHADTGRIDYEQVEALAREHKPALIIAGGSAYSREIDFARFRAIADEVGAWFWVDMAHFAGLVAGGVHPSPFPHAHVATSTTHKTLRGPRGGLVLTNDGDIAKKINSAVFPGLQGGPLMHVIAAKAVAFGEALSPQFSDYAKQVVENAKVLASTLVEGGLEIVSGGTDTHLFLVDLRPKNLTGKDSEASLGRAFVTCNKNGVPNDPQKPTITSGIRLGTPAGTTRGFGPAEFREIGKLIIEVLDGLRAANSEEGNAAVEQAVKEKVLGLTGRFPIYPGL from the coding sequence ATGTCTGACTCTATCGCCTCTATGGAGCGTCCCGCGGACGCGTTTTTTAATCGCCCGCTGAGCGAGGCCGATCCGGAGCTCTCCGGTTCGATTGTCAAGGAACTTGGTCGCCAGCGCCAGGAAATCGAGTTGATTGCGTCCGAGAACATCGTTTCGCGCGCTGTCCTTGAGGCGCAGGGCTCAATCATGACCAACAAATATGCCGAGGGCTATCCGGGCCGGCGCTACTATGGCGGCTGTCAGTATGTCGACATCGCCGAACAACTGGCGATCGACCGGGTAACAAAGCTCTTCGACTGCGGATTTGCCAATGTTCAGCCGAACTCAGGCAGTCAGGCGAATCAGGCCGTGATGATGGCGCTCATAAAGCCGGGCGACACCATCCTTGGGATGAGCCTTGACGCCGGCGGCCACCTCACGCACGGCGCGCGCCCCAACATGTCCGGCAAATGGTTCAATGCCGTCCAATACGGCGTCCACGCCGATACCGGGCGCATTGACTACGAGCAGGTCGAAGCACTTGCCCGCGAACATAAACCGGCCCTTATCATCGCCGGCGGATCGGCCTATTCGCGGGAGATCGATTTTGCCCGTTTCCGCGCGATCGCCGATGAAGTCGGCGCCTGGTTCTGGGTGGATATGGCCCACTTTGCAGGCCTTGTGGCCGGTGGGGTGCATCCCAGCCCGTTCCCGCATGCCCATGTTGCAACCTCGACAACCCACAAGACCTTGCGCGGCCCGCGTGGCGGTCTGGTGCTGACCAACGACGGGGATATCGCCAAGAAGATCAATTCGGCTGTCTTTCCAGGCCTTCAGGGCGGCCCGCTCATGCATGTGATCGCCGCCAAGGCCGTTGCCTTTGGCGAGGCGCTGTCCCCGCAGTTTTCCGACTATGCGAAACAGGTCGTCGAGAACGCAAAAGTCCTTGCTTCGACACTCGTCGAGGGCGGTCTTGAGATCGTTTCCGGCGGTACCGATACGCATCTCTTCCTCGTCGACCTTCGGCCGAAAAACCTGACCGGCAAGGATTCTGAAGCCTCACTCGGACGCGCCTTCGTCACCTGCAACAAGAACGGTGTGCCGAACGATCCGCAAAAGCCCACCATCACCTCCGGTATCCGCCTTGGCACGCCGGCCGGTACGACGCGTGGTTTCGGTCCGGCAGAGTTCCGTGAGATCGGCAAGCTGATCATTGAGGTTCTTGACGGGCTGCGCGCTGCCAATTCGGAAGAAGGCAACGCCGCTGTCGAACAGGCGGTGAAGGAAAAGGTCCTCGGCCTGACGGGGCGCTTTCCGATCTATCCCGGCCTTTAG
- the nusB gene encoding transcription antitermination factor NusB, with protein sequence MTKDASGPKTANQRGAARLAAVQALYQMDIGGTGVLEVVSEYEMHRLGKELDGDLYRKADPAWFRAIVSGVVEQQRTLDPLIRTSLTEDWPLSRLDSTLRAILRAGAFELSNRREVPIAVIVTEYVDIGQAFFDDEEPKLINAVLDRIARRVREGGK encoded by the coding sequence GTGACCAAAGACGCATCAGGCCCCAAAACCGCCAATCAGCGCGGTGCCGCCCGCCTTGCTGCCGTTCAGGCTCTCTATCAGATGGATATCGGCGGCACCGGGGTCTTGGAGGTAGTGTCCGAATACGAGATGCATCGCCTTGGCAAGGAACTGGATGGCGACCTTTACCGGAAAGCCGATCCTGCCTGGTTCCGTGCCATCGTCTCCGGCGTGGTTGAACAGCAACGCACACTCGATCCGCTGATCCGTACCTCCCTGACGGAGGACTGGCCGCTATCGCGCCTCGATTCGACATTGCGCGCGATATTGAGGGCAGGAGCGTTCGAGCTGTCCAACCGGCGCGAGGTTCCGATTGCCGTGATCGTGACCGAATATGTCGATATCGGCCAGGCGTTTTTTGATGATGAAGAACCGAAGCTGATCAACGCCGTGCTGGACCGCATAGCCAGGCGTGTGCGCGAGGGTGGAAAATAG
- the ribD gene encoding bifunctional diaminohydroxyphosphoribosylaminopyrimidine deaminase/5-amino-6-(5-phosphoribosylamino)uracil reductase RibD: MAVSEFDRRMMAAAIRYTYRHLGRTGTNPSVATILVRDVDGMPVIVGRGLTAIGGRPHAETEAIEEAGDLAAGSTAYVTLEPCAHHGSTPPCADALVSAGISRVVAATTDPDGRVSGLGYKILEDGGIEVETDVLAPAAMKAMAGYLTQRRFARPHVTLKLALSQDGKIGRKGSGQVPITDPLSNHVSHLLRATSDVIAIGINTALEDDPSLTCRLPGLENRSPIRLVLDRELRLPPDSALARSARDYPVIIATTKPPDDERYRQLTQAGCQMLACEETENGIALPEMLEDLCGKGIMTVIVEGGAAVAQAFLEAGLVDRIRLYIGPEAIGEDGIAAPLSPEIMPAGFVKTAAARFGPDWRFEYERSE, encoded by the coding sequence ATGGCCGTCTCCGAATTTGACAGGCGGATGATGGCGGCGGCGATCCGCTACACCTATCGACATCTTGGCCGCACCGGCACAAATCCATCCGTTGCAACCATTCTTGTGCGGGACGTTGACGGCATGCCGGTGATCGTCGGACGGGGGCTTACTGCCATTGGCGGAAGGCCCCACGCGGAGACTGAGGCGATTGAAGAGGCCGGTGATCTGGCTGCCGGATCGACGGCCTATGTCACCCTTGAGCCCTGCGCCCATCATGGCAGCACGCCGCCCTGCGCCGATGCGTTGGTCAGTGCCGGTATCAGCCGGGTTGTTGCTGCGACCACCGATCCGGACGGCCGCGTCTCCGGTCTTGGCTACAAGATACTGGAGGACGGAGGCATAGAGGTCGAGACCGACGTTCTCGCGCCGGCCGCCATGAAGGCAATGGCGGGATACCTCACGCAACGCCGGTTTGCCCGGCCACATGTCACGCTCAAACTCGCCTTGTCGCAGGACGGAAAGATCGGCCGCAAGGGCAGCGGGCAGGTGCCGATCACCGACCCGCTCAGCAATCATGTCAGCCACCTTTTGCGCGCGACGAGCGACGTCATAGCGATTGGCATCAATACGGCTTTGGAAGACGATCCATCGCTGACTTGCCGTCTGCCGGGTCTTGAGAACCGCTCCCCGATACGTCTTGTGCTGGACCGGGAATTGCGCCTGCCGCCAGATAGCGCGCTTGCCCGCTCGGCACGCGACTATCCGGTCATCATCGCGACCACCAAGCCGCCGGACGACGAGAGATATCGCCAACTGACGCAAGCCGGGTGTCAGATGCTGGCTTGTGAAGAGACTGAAAACGGCATTGCCTTGCCGGAGATGCTGGAAGACCTTTGCGGGAAGGGCATCATGACGGTTATTGTTGAGGGTGGTGCGGCCGTTGCGCAAGCCTTCCTCGAAGCAGGTCTTGTCGATCGTATACGTCTCTATATTGGACCTGAGGCAATCGGTGAGGATGGGATTGCGGCGCCGCTAAGCCCTGAAATCATGCCGGCAGGCTTTGTGAAAACGGCTGCAGCCCGTTTCGGCCCGGATTGGCGTTTCGAATATGAGAGAAGCGAATAA
- a CDS encoding metallophosphoesterase, with amino-acid sequence MITRRLFLKTLAGGAILAGSMGGYAFGMEPRFRLVQKHYAVRTPRLSALADKTGRPLRIAMLADLHACEPWMPEARIKHIVRRTNALDPDVVVLLGDFVAALWRFKIRDVPMATWSRALGGLDAPLGTYAVLGNHDWWVDGPAVERHLTQAGIPVLENQALPIDLPQGGRFWLAGLGDQLAVPLGRGRFRGRDDLEATLSQISDETDPAILLAHEPDVFPQVSSRFDLTLSGHTHGGQVRLPVFGSPIVPSRYGQRYAYGHIEEDGRQIIVSGGLGVSVLPVRFGMPPEITVIEAG; translated from the coding sequence ATGATCACACGGCGACTATTTTTGAAGACCCTGGCAGGCGGCGCCATCCTGGCCGGGTCGATGGGCGGATATGCTTTCGGGATGGAACCACGTTTCCGTCTGGTCCAAAAACACTATGCCGTTCGCACGCCGCGTCTGAGCGCACTTGCGGACAAAACGGGCCGGCCGCTTCGCATCGCCATGCTCGCGGATCTGCATGCCTGCGAGCCCTGGATGCCGGAGGCGCGCATCAAACATATTGTGCGCCGAACGAACGCTCTCGACCCCGATGTTGTTGTTTTACTTGGTGATTTTGTTGCAGCGCTTTGGCGTTTCAAAATCCGGGATGTGCCGATGGCGACCTGGAGCCGCGCGCTTGGAGGCCTTGATGCACCACTCGGCACCTATGCGGTTCTGGGCAATCATGACTGGTGGGTCGACGGGCCTGCCGTTGAACGACATCTCACACAGGCGGGCATCCCCGTTCTGGAGAACCAGGCTTTGCCCATCGATCTGCCACAGGGCGGCCGTTTCTGGCTCGCCGGGCTTGGCGACCAGTTGGCCGTTCCGCTTGGGCGTGGCCGTTTCCGCGGGCGCGATGACCTGGAAGCCACCCTCTCGCAGATCTCGGATGAGACAGATCCGGCCATTCTGCTTGCCCATGAGCCGGATGTCTTTCCGCAAGTTTCTTCCCGCTTTGATCTTACGCTAAGCGGTCATACCCACGGCGGTCAGGTCCGCCTCCCGGTGTTCGGTTCGCCCATCGTCCCGTCGCGGTACGGGCAGCGCTATGCTTATGGCCATATTGAGGAAGACGGGAGGCAAATCATCGTATCGGGCGGACTTGGTGTTTCGGTCCTTCCGGTCCGCTTCGGCATGCCGCCGGAAATCACGGTGATTGAGGCGGGTTAA
- the nrdR gene encoding transcriptional regulator NrdR, translating into MRCPYCSSEDTQVKDSRPAEDATAIRRRRVCPDCGGRFTTFERVQLRDLQVIKKTGRKVPFDRDKLLRSFEIALRKRPVERDRVERAVSGIVRRLESSGETDVHSDKIGLMVIEALKAIDDVGFVRYASVYRDFSDPKDFENVLEELSAQISGSAQEE; encoded by the coding sequence ATGCGCTGTCCCTATTGCAGTTCCGAAGACACTCAGGTGAAGGATTCACGCCCGGCCGAGGATGCAACGGCGATCCGGCGACGGCGCGTTTGCCCGGACTGTGGCGGCAGGTTTACAACCTTCGAACGCGTGCAATTGCGCGATCTCCAGGTCATCAAGAAAACCGGCAGAAAAGTGCCTTTCGACCGCGACAAGCTGCTGCGCTCCTTCGAGATCGCGCTTCGCAAACGACCGGTCGAACGCGATCGGGTCGAGCGGGCCGTTTCGGGAATTGTGCGCCGGCTTGAAAGCTCGGGCGAGACCGATGTCCATTCCGACAAGATCGGCCTGATGGTGATCGAGGCACTCAAGGCGATCGATGATGTCGGCTTTGTGCGCTATGCGTCCGTCTATCGCGATTTCAGCGATCCGAAGGATTTCGAAAACGTTCTGGAAGAACTGAGCGCCCAGATCAGCGGTAGCGCGCAGGAAGAATAG